The genomic segment attattattatatatatatatatatatatatatatatattattcagagggcaaattgatatatttttttaatttataaaatttttcagatttttttataaatagtaagCTATAGCTAtacctcttattttttaagtgtGACTATCTATTAGACAGAAAAACTATATAGGTCACAGAATAAAGAGTTAGCACTCTAAACATAACAATCCATCTATTCTAAATAAGGATTTAAGAGATTTCTTATTAGTGATTCGTGTTGATTACTGTTGGAGGCTGGACAATTGAACAACTTGTGGTTTATGATAATCTagcatttaaataattatttaaagtcgaaaaagatcaaatcttcaggtaataaattctttaaacaactctaaatttgtgtaataagattttaaagactcatgaataattttattttattatttttattgctatgaCATTTGAGAAacttaatttatgatattataatagACATGCataacatttatatatttttatgttatgatAAAAATCAACTTAGAATCTTATGTATGTAGCGTAGGTATTAAATCTAGTAATTATAAATAAACGAAAcatttaataattctttttaggtaacaaaataaaatcttaaatttggGACCCGGTTTGTTTTAAATCCCGGTCCGGGTTGCATTATTAGGTTTTGGCTTTGTTGAGTAGTCGGCGTTAATCTTCaatagcaaagaaaagataGCGACGGCCCGCTGGAGAAACTGAGATACAGAGAGAGATTgacattcaataaaaaagcaaattatCGACCATGACTGGTAAtttcctttgattttcttaataggtttttttgaatatattgtTTATGATTACATATATTGATTGGTTGATAATCAGTTCCTTCCCAGTAGAGGAGTGCTGTGCTGCGCTGCAGCAATGGGGCATGTTTATATCTATGTGTTAAGAactgattgattgattgaatgAAACGAATTGGCAGACTATGGACAGGAGCAGGAGATGGAAATTGAAGCATTGGAAGCCATACTCATGGATGAGTTCGAAGGTaccttatttctttctttcttttttcccctagTAAACAAACTAATGATATGCAATGGCAGAAATTCATTCTAGCGAGAGTGGCTTAAATACTTCTAATCGTTGCTTCCAAATAATAATTTCTCCACAGGTTGGTTGGTTTGTTCTTCTTACTTTACATCCATTCTATCAGATTGGATcactcttttaagttttttttttctttgtattttagcACTGGctggaaaatattaatttgttcgTTTTTCTTCACGTGTAATACTTTGCTCTGTGGTCAACAGGATGATGACACGGATGAGTCTACTGACATTCCAGGTTATTCTCTTTATTTTGGTGCAATAaacatgttttgatttttgctaGATCAGTAAATGAAGGTTATCCCAGCTTCCTACAGACTTTAAGAAACTGCCATAGCCATCCTGTTAAATTCAACTTCATGTTTTGCTTTTAGGACTGTTTTGGTGGGTGCCCTCCTTTGATCAGACTTGAGTATTTATTTATGAAGTTCTTTCCCATTTCTTTTGCAGTTCAGCTAGGTCTAGTTTTCTCCCACACGGTAAAGTATCCAGATGAACCACCACTTTTGAATGTGAAGAGGTTAGTATGTACATTTTGCAGACATTCCTATTTGGAGGTGTTCCTTTTTTGATTTAGTGTTCTCCTTCtctattcaaaattaaaatgtattacttgaaagaaaattactttttttttgtctgtggAGCTCGACTTTGCTCTCTCAGTGCTTTCCTTGATTTGTTAAATGCTTCTCAAATACCACACAAACATGTAACAGCAAAGGACCGCTGTTTTCCTATTGGCTACCTTCTTCTGAAATCCAATTgagttgaaagattaaaaaagaagaaagagagaaataagAGAGGGGGAGGCGAAGACATTAGAGGCACACGTGCCTTGGACCCAGATTATAATATTGAGAGTTTTGCCATCAAGGTTTTGAGCAAATAACTAGAAGGCTTGAGTATTTATGGACATTTCGGAATGCTGTATAGGAAAGTTTATTGTCAATATCAAGACTGACTTGGACCTAGAGAAATTAAACCTCAGATTCATAAAACCCTTAGAAAATTGACCAAAGTGCCAAAATACAGAAGGAAATTGTGGTCGCAGAATTACCAAAAATTGAAACCTGAAACAATAAGATAATTTGATCATGAATCAGTAAGGTAGTGACCTTATTGAAAGACTTGAagctttttatttatgatgCTCATGTGTACCACTCACCACTCACAACTCACAACTCATAAGGAGAAGCTGCATTTGCCAATCtgaaaattgcaagaaaaactAGCTTCCTTTTTCCATGGTTGCATCGACTTGTGTACATGTCTCTGCTACAATGTTGTTTCCACTGCTGCGCTGTCATCTCCAAAATCTAGTTACAGCCAGCAGCTCGTGAAAAGGCCTTTAATGAGAGTGGTGCAGCAACCAGGTTACCTGCAGCAAAAGTGACTAGATATACAGTTATTGCATGCTACTGGTTTCTTCATCTGTAGAGTCTCCATATCAACCTTGATATTTCTCTATGTTGACAGTGTAACGGAAATTCTTTGTAAATTCATTGTGGCTTGTGCATAGATTTTCATTAAAATGCTATTTTCATGAAACCATAGAAatcttaaacttaattttcatgaaACAGAATCCCTTGGTGTTTTGCAagtagactttttttttcacatttattttcattattttatagtATAAGCACTGACAGGATATCAATTTTGAAGTGCAAGCCATAGAGGCAGCTAATCTGCACTAAGTGCTATTTCGAAAGTATTCTTTTCACTCATTAGAAAGTCTGACCTACCAAATATAATGATCATAGAAAGGCTGTTGAGTTCTTGCCGCTTTGCTAAACGTTCAAATGCACCCAGAAAGTGTTTAAACCACCTATCTTGTTAAGTCAGTTGATGGGCTGTGTGGTGCAAGAGCTGGGTGATACTTATGTAACATGTATCAAAATGACTACTGTGAAGTGATAAAAGTATGAACTATAATTGGAGTATTATATAGATGAACCATGCCCAGAGACATCTGATTGTTGTTCCTCTCTGTTCCAGCATACGAGGTATCCAAGCAGATtatcttaaaattttgaaagaaaagctTGAGCAAGAGGTAATTACTTGAActctatattttgattttttactgTACCTTTTAAGAATGTAGTCAAGCTATGGAGGTATAATTCATATGATGGAGCTGTGTCTAACAATTTCTCATGCTTGGAAATGCTGAGGAATGTTAATGCACTCTCTTCATGATGTGTTACCTGAGACAGTGATTGGGTAAATACAACAGAAAAAGCCTCAAAAACACTTAAGAAGAGCAAGAACTGAGATGACATGGGGCACTACAAAAGTGTAAATTCTGTAGAGCAGCAAAATATTCAAGTCTACATCCTTGATTCCCTGAGATAAGGATAGCATAAGAACTAAAATCTATCCTCTAAACGTATAAGctgtttattttggtttggtAAAATATGTTTATACCATAAAGTGAATATACAATTCAGGAAACTGTGAGGTTATGCTAATAATTTGACTTGATAGTCATTCGAAAATCTTGGTATGGCGATGGTCTACACGCTAGTTACATCTGCTAAAGAGTGGCTGTCTGAAAGGTATTGTCAAGATGCTATCAATGAGGACATTGAAAACGAAGAGGCAGCTAAAGATGATGTATGTATTCCTctgtgaatttttcttttttgttggctGCATTCTTACTAGATTTAAGTGAAAACATAATTTAGCATTCCAAGACATGTCCACTTGATCTCAAAAGCTTACCAAATCACTGTGCATTGATAATTTCAGATGTTTGCTGATgtcattgttattttcttaagaaGCCACTTCTTGCTCGTTAATCCATTTACAGGTAATTGTCCCACATGGAGAACCTGTTACTGTCGAGACATTTCTGGCTTGGAGAGAAATATTTGAAGCAGAGTTGGCCCTTGAGCGAGCCAAGTAAGTCCTATTATTCGAACACTATATTTCAGGGTCAAGGTTCCATTTCAGTTCTGTTATTTGGATATGTTTCTAACCTTGAAACCTTACCGTCCACAGTTAGGaaacaaaatcatcatattTATTGTTTGTGTTTGTCGTTATTGTGTCGTGGTGTTTTCCTAACCctaaataaaatttgttatttgGCATAGCTACCCTTTTTTCATAGGGTCGCCTATCATGTTCATGAGGTTGACTTGgaagaatttaataatttctgtGAGGCCGACTACCTTTGTCTAGTTTGATGGTGGGTTTGTCTTGACACAGTTCAATTGCAAAACCTGTGCAACGGATTGTTGCTACAAACTGATAgttgaatgattttaaaacttgatgGGTCTAAAGCTAACTATTTCTAATTGAGATAAGGTTGCTGGTTCTCAATTtgcttttttgttaatgttcactTTGAAAACAATTCGATAGAGGGAGGTGGTCAAACCTTGAAGAAGTTAGCATCATTTGCTACTTTTAGGAGGGaactttcaaaatatttttttgctctCATGTGCAAGAGAATTGTTGACTTCATGCGAAGCAAAAGACTAATCATACAGTAGACTTACCATGCATTATAGGATGGACAACCCACCTATAGGTTCTATTTGCTTGTATAAAGAAcaggagaaaagaagagaataaaGGTGCTTGTTCATCGGAGTTTGCCAAGACTAGTTGTGGAACTTCAACAAGAACAGGTTTCATTTCGAATACACTACAAGAGTGAATTGGTTTGTTCATCTCATTGAAGAAGCCTTCTTTTATGTTTATACTACCCCCAGTGGTGTCTTGAAATTACAAGCACTTCCCAAAGCTTGAATGTTTGATAGATGTCCCcttctatattttaaataaacaacaaaaacgGCGTTTCATATCCAAAATGACCTTAATAGGTTTAAAACTACCCTATTTGATGGTATGAGCATTTTGGCATAAAAGGTGATTTGtgtaatattttcttgaatggGGAGGAGTTTCTTGTCAAACTTTGAAACTTTCAGGAGGGGGGGAGCGGTATTGCAATTtactcattaatttaatttgtcaaTTTTCTATTTAGCACTAGGTTTAAATCACAAACAATCtagaagccttttttttttattccaagtgATGTTCTTCATGTTATGGGCAATATATAGTTGAGTCATTTGTTTCATAGATgtctttttacattttatattaGCAAGCATGTGATGCTACCGTGTAAGGAAAAGTAGATATGCAGTTTCAGATGATTTTCTTGTACATCTCACCTCACAAAAAACCATGTGCTGCATTTTATgtaaaactctttttttcttagattataATCGGATCACTGGAATAAGTTTTTGTTCAACCATTAATTCATGACTAATGTCTAGGACCATTTTTCAGGCTGATGCCGGAGTCTGCCCTCACAGCCCCAAAGGAGAAGAAGCTTACAGGCAGACTGTGGTATGAAAGTGGAAAAGCGGTATGCTATCCCTGACTTTTCCTCCCTCTTATAAAGTGGATGCACAATTCAATTTCCCATGTTAAGATTTGATGATATTCCCAAAATGTGCACTTAATAGACTGCTCTAAACCATAGCATCTAAAATATTTAGTATCTCTGATGTGTATGGTTTCTTGGTGGCTGAGCTGTAGCAGTCATCCTGTTCGCTAATAATGCTTCCCTACCTGAGCTGTAGCAGTCATCCTGTTCGCTAATATTGCTTCCCTACCTGCGTTAGAGATGATATCCCATTTGCTCAATTTCAACTAATGATACAATAATGTTTAATCAAGTTTGGACTGGATGATTAAATAACATTACTCTTTTCCCCCCAGTGCTAGCCCTTGGctgatgaaattttattttagatcaagAATATGGATCAAGAATATGAATCAAGATGAACCATCAATGCTCTTAGACGTCATTAATTCATCCTTTCATTGAGTTGGCTATTTGATTAAAGGCATTTAGTAACATTTGAGGTCAACTCTGATTTAGATTGTTAGCACTGGGATGGCTCGATATATTGATTGTCATTTTTACTGGCCACTCTAAATCACAGACCCGAGTCCATAAGATAAAAGCAATAtagtttctaaaataatttgaattctcTCATACATCTTTTGCTGGCACATCTCAATAGCAAGTTGGGTTCTACTCTAGATGTCTATCATAGAGAAGGGTTCATTTTTAGATAGAAATTGCATTCCAATTTCTAACTGAACCTCTTTTATGCTAAAAGGTAAATAACATGTTGAGTCCCTTCTGCAGAAAGGTGCAGTAGCAGTCAATGAAGGATCTGACGAGGAAGATGAGgaagaaattgattttgatgacGATGATTTTGAAGGTGATTCTTTATCTTCTTGGTCTACAATTTATAGTTTTGGCATTTTATTGGCATGGAAATTTTATTTGGTAACTTGAATTTCAATGTTGGAACTTTATCACATGCATCCTTTTGAAGTATGTCCTTTCTTTGATGTAATGgcagatgatgaagaagatatGCTTGAGCACTATCTGGCGGATAAATCTGACTCTTCTCACGCTTCAAGGAGAGCTGCATAAATGAAAGTATTTGgtgttgaaattaaggttgtcGAAGGCAAGTGGATGGGCATTATCGGCcgaaaatttaatttctttctggGCATTGTCCTACACGTATTTATCTCCTTCTCCCCTATATATTTATTGAGTGAGGAAGAGGGATGTGTGGATCCGAGCGATTTCCTTTTGTTCAAGGGAGGGGCAGGAGGGGTTAATGTAGAGATGCAATCCAGAATTTAGAACATGTTGAGAAAAATCTAGCACATGAATCGAAGTACTCTATTTGCTGAGTTAATCCATTACCATTACATGTGGACATTGTTAACGTGAAAATAAAGTCATGGTAAGGCGTGACATATCCAGCCTTCCAAGCCTCTCACAAGTCTCAATCCCGAGCTCCAGCACATAAAGGCTTCATTCCAATAAATGGAAACCTATACTGAAGATGCAGATATGGCAATGGCTGACAAACAGCAAGGATCTGTTCGTTTCTACTGTTTGAGATGGGGCTCCGATGGATGGATGAAGGAGAACATCAGATACATGTAAATGAGCATTTTTCGACTTATCGAGCTGGTTAAAAACTACTCCAGCATGACAAAATTCATGAATTAAGTGTGTTGTTGATTCTAAATCCATGAGTTGAAAAGATCAGAATATAAAGCAAAGGAGAGCATTTTCTCGGAATAGCAACGAtgaatgtttgattttttttctaatcacaGTATTCTAATATTTCACGAGACTGCAACATCTGGATTGATTAATGGGTCCAGAATAGAACAGACACCCCCTCGGGCTCTGGCGTCCTATTCTCCACAAGAACTGCGGATACTTTGACAATAAATATGTTGTAATAACCCCCCACCGATTACCTTTTTGTGTCTCAGTTGATACTACACAAGTCGAGATACAGATCTTGGACCTTCCCTGGCATTAAGGATCCGCACGGTGCACATAATGATCAATCATCTTTATGCCAAGGAGTGCCCTCTTCAGAGATCATACAACTTGCTTCTATACGCATCCTTGATCAGACATGGCTTGAGCAATGGTTAGAAAAGCAGAGAAGACAGCTCCGTGCACCAACGCCCTGAGAAGAACAGAGGATGAAAAGGCAGGTAAGGAAAATGATAGATCTCTCGTGATGCAGACTCAAAATAATTTCATGCATCGCATCATTTTGGCCTTCGGTGGTCTGTAGAATCTCCCTACAACGATACAAATAAAACCAAACACTGACGCGTCTAAACTAATTTCAGTGAATAGGCTTTTTAAACCTATCACACTTGTTACACTTACAAAGTCACTAGACGTGTTCTCAATTCATGAATTTGTGGACTGTAAACAACATCATGAAAACCTTCACGGATTCAACTTTTGAAGAGCGTAGTAGATTGAACCAAGTCACCAGAACATCAACTCTTCTAACCATGGCGTCTCAAAACTGTACTTGTTAGACTTAGACTCTTAACGGAAAACACCTCAATAACTAGTTTCTGATACATAGCACACCGTGTGATAATATCATATagtaagaaacaaaaatcaaaaactcattgcataataatataaatcgtGAAACATGAGAGCTCTCAAGTTGCTTTACGTTGGAATTTTCAGACTGACACTCGTTCCCCCAACTGCTTGCTATGGGTCGCTTGGATCACAACTCATATAGACATGATAAGGCGCTTACTCGGGACTCTCCTTTTGGTAGCCAAAATCGCTTGCTGCTTTCCGGGCTCTTTGGTAGATCTGTTTCATTGCTTCCTACCATTAGGAGGAGTAATTGGAAAATCCACATAAAatacatcaataaaaaagaaaatccaaccaaactacAATGTATAATGTTCATGAGGTATATTTTCATCAGTCATCAGAATGGAGAATATAGGAGTGAAGTCCAACCAACAACCCACAAAGAGCGGATCCACCTACTGAACCCCAACACAGACCTAAACACTAGTCATTATGTAGTAATGTAGTGAGAAGGATCCCTTAAGAACACTTCAGGCCACTTCAAACATTATAATCTAATTTGCTGTCTGGTccagaaataaatattttacaacttTGAGTTGATTATTTTGGAGTCATTTTAGAAGGAAATCTGAACAAGGTGGTTCTTGCAAGCAGATGACATAGCTTCTCAGTTTGAGCACAAAGCTCCAAGCTTCAAGAAAATCCCATTCCAGGtagaaaatattcaaaacatgaaaaatataaaagcaaaatagCCTTACCTGCAATTTAGATTCAAAGTCCTCAGGTGACCAGTTCAGCAAATTGCACTCATGGTTTAATTCAAGCTCCCCAGCAACAACCTGCGCCCAGGTGTATTACTGATTTAGCACATATAAATAGGCTGAATAAAATTGTGAAGACTCAAACCCATCTTGCACAAACAATGATAAACTGACCAGTCTTTTCAATCCACCTTCAACTTTCTAACATAGATTGCAAGTGCAACACAGCTTTGAGACCATATTTGGCCACAGCTACGCTTGACGAAACTAGTCAACCCTAATTCTGCAAATTACAAACCCCGGCTCACCACAACCCTTTGTGGGACAAAAATCCAAAGTAGTCCTGCATCAAGCCCTGAAAAATAGCACTCTTCAGAGAAGTTGGAACTATGACAACTATTCAAGTTTCAATGATTTTTGACACCTACGCCCCTGGACTTCTACAATCTTTTGAATAGTAGCAGAGCCTTCcccatgcaaaaaaataaaggaaacaaGCCTACTTCATAATCATGATAAGatgcatttcttttcaaaagTTATTCTTGGTCAACATTCATCCCCAGAGCATGGGGTGGAGTCATAATATGTCAAACATAAATTCATGTCATTGTTCTTTTTCAACGTGTATTGAATAT from the Populus nigra chromosome 1, ddPopNigr1.1, whole genome shotgun sequence genome contains:
- the LOC133670760 gene encoding uncharacterized protein LOC133670760 isoform X2, whose protein sequence is MDRSRRWKLKHWKPYSWMSSKDDDTDESTDIPVQLGLVFSHTVKYPDEPPLLNVKSIRGIQADYLKILKEKLEQESFENLGMAMVYTLVTSAKEWLSERYCQDAINEDIENEEAAKDDVIVPHGEPVTVETFLAWREIFEAELALERAKLMPESALTAPKEKKLTGRLWYESGKAKGAVAVNEGSDEEDEEEIDFDDDDFEDDEEDMLEHYLADKSDSSHASRRAA
- the LOC133670760 gene encoding uncharacterized protein LOC133670760 isoform X1, producing MTDYGQEQEMEIEALEAILMDEFEEIHSSESGLNTSNRCFQIIISPQDDDTDESTDIPVQLGLVFSHTVKYPDEPPLLNVKSIRGIQADYLKILKEKLEQESFENLGMAMVYTLVTSAKEWLSERYCQDAINEDIENEEAAKDDVIVPHGEPVTVETFLAWREIFEAELALERAKLMPESALTAPKEKKLTGRLWYESGKAKGAVAVNEGSDEEDEEEIDFDDDDFEDDEEDMLEHYLADKSDSSHASRRAA